A window from Corynebacterium urogenitale encodes these proteins:
- a CDS encoding WcbI family polysaccharide biosynthesis putative acetyltransferase: MSLLVVVGNCQAESTRKLLMSTGHFTGERIAPVHELEAGDMGWFLDLVRRADVLVTQPIRDGYRGLPVGTRELRELLAPSARHVVVPVLRFDGLMPYQAIIRDPADPSLNPPVVPYHDLRTLVSAAGYSAAPQPDPSALRRAAAMSVEQIRVREQAHGAVRVSDYLETNPVWHTVNHPDNATLAFMASRVLDALGLDSEPVPPDYEMLGGLDAPVEAAAAEALGVAVDGRDVWRDRAGGVIDAEEIRQAQLEFYRQRPALVQHGLQRHTERIENLGLLA; the protein is encoded by the coding sequence ATGTCTTTGCTCGTTGTAGTCGGCAACTGCCAAGCGGAGTCGACCCGCAAGCTGCTCATGTCCACCGGCCACTTCACCGGCGAGCGCATCGCACCGGTCCACGAACTTGAGGCGGGCGACATGGGGTGGTTTTTAGACCTCGTGCGCCGCGCCGACGTGCTAGTGACCCAGCCCATCCGCGACGGCTACCGCGGGCTGCCCGTGGGCACGCGCGAGCTGCGCGAGTTGCTGGCCCCATCGGCGCGCCACGTGGTCGTGCCGGTGCTGCGCTTCGACGGGCTCATGCCGTACCAGGCGATCATCCGCGACCCCGCGGATCCCTCGCTGAACCCCCCGGTGGTGCCGTACCACGACCTGCGCACGCTCGTGTCGGCCGCCGGCTACAGTGCGGCGCCGCAGCCGGACCCCAGCGCGTTGCGGCGCGCGGCCGCCATGTCGGTGGAGCAGATCCGGGTGCGCGAGCAAGCACACGGCGCGGTGCGCGTGTCCGACTACCTAGAGACGAACCCGGTCTGGCACACCGTCAACCACCCCGACAACGCCACGCTCGCGTTCATGGCGTCGCGCGTGCTGGATGCGCTGGGGCTCGACAGCGAGCCCGTCCCGCCTGATTACGAGATGCTCGGCGGCCTGGACGCCCCCGTGGAGGCCGCGGCGGCCGAGGCGCTCGGGGTTGCAGTGGACGGCCGCGATGTGTGGCGCGACCGCGCGGGCGGGGTCATCGACGCTGAGGAGATCCGCCAAGCCCAGCTGGAGTTCTACCGCCAGCGCCCCGCGCTCGTGCAGCACGGGCTGCAGCGCCACACCGAGCGCATTGAGAACCTAGGGTTGCTCGCATGA
- a CDS encoding glycosyltransferase family protein, translating to MNHLIVGPDGHGVTEYALGLARATNATSVIREETFGSAPLPEGPIHVTFTDHLFGDTAETLLARLGDRPFSVSLHDIPQPEEGEGRYARRAEIYRTLASAADVAVVNSEHEARFFPAGASAPAVIRLPIPVIHAPFAPEDGTVGVLGFLYPGKGHEDLVAALPEATLRFLGAVSAGHEEWADRLVASGRNVELTGWLTDDELAGGIGRIAVPVCPHRHFSASGSLMTWLGAGRKVLVTDSDYAREIDAWLPGRVTLVEEGGWRDAVEKHVPEQLDPPRYGWSEVANLWEEAWHSAGLK from the coding sequence ATGAACCATCTCATCGTCGGGCCCGACGGCCACGGGGTGACGGAATACGCGCTGGGGCTAGCCCGCGCCACCAACGCCACGAGCGTGATCCGGGAGGAGACGTTCGGGTCCGCTCCCCTGCCGGAGGGGCCCATCCACGTCACCTTCACCGACCACCTCTTCGGCGACACCGCCGAGACCCTGCTTGCGCGCCTGGGCGACCGGCCGTTTTCCGTGAGCCTGCACGACATCCCCCAGCCGGAGGAGGGCGAGGGCCGCTACGCCCGCCGCGCTGAGATCTACCGCACGCTCGCCAGCGCCGCCGACGTGGCCGTAGTGAACTCCGAGCACGAGGCACGGTTCTTCCCGGCCGGCGCGTCAGCGCCCGCCGTGATCCGGCTTCCCATCCCGGTGATCCACGCCCCCTTCGCCCCCGAGGACGGCACCGTCGGGGTGCTCGGCTTCCTCTACCCCGGCAAGGGGCACGAGGACCTCGTCGCCGCACTGCCGGAGGCGACACTGCGTTTCCTCGGCGCGGTCTCCGCGGGCCACGAGGAGTGGGCTGACCGCCTCGTCGCTTCCGGGCGCAACGTTGAGCTCACCGGCTGGCTCACGGACGACGAGCTCGCCGGCGGGATCGGCCGCATCGCCGTGCCGGTGTGCCCGCACCGCCACTTCTCCGCCTCCGGGTCGCTGATGACCTGGCTTGGCGCCGGCCGGAAGGTGCTGGTGACGGACTCCGACTACGCCCGCGAGATCGACGCCTGGCTCCCCGGCCGCGTGACGTTGGTGGAAGAAGGTGGGTGGCGCGACGCCGTGGAGAAGCATGTGCCCGAACAGCTTGACCCGCCGCGCTACGGCTGGTCCGAGGTGGCCAATTTATGGGAGGAAGCATGGCATTCCGCTGGCCTGAAGTAA
- a CDS encoding glycosyltransferase family 2 protein — MAFRWPEVSVVIPHYNDEASLARVVDAVRAQDYAGAVEIIVADDGSLTPPALDGVRVVCQEDLGFRAAAARNLGADAARGEVLAFLDADTVPERGYLSAVVPHVVGDHRAVVVGSRRTGAQDQEPQWLTDAWAATANLRDADHTSWRYIISAVLTCSREFFGEIGGFDGTLVGYGGEDWEFGFRAWNAGATFVHEPAAIAHHEDEDFGSRYDDPVAATAVKNAETLALARRVTHPLARPEGIIFDTFDMQVEVPELEGEGVRDFVIAEWLKAGAYVRVTDVPELFAADPRVGTAEEPARVNIAVGAGWAPQDLDALLAVEYVLCPDGTVVRTARAAALGMEPATANPEDIGMTPVQGPLQLERYFAGW; from the coding sequence ATGGCATTCCGCTGGCCTGAAGTAAGCGTGGTCATCCCGCACTACAACGACGAGGCGTCGCTGGCCCGCGTCGTGGACGCCGTGCGCGCGCAGGACTACGCGGGCGCGGTGGAGATCATCGTCGCCGACGATGGCTCCTTAACACCGCCCGCGCTCGACGGCGTGCGCGTGGTGTGCCAGGAGGACCTGGGCTTTCGCGCCGCCGCCGCGCGCAACCTGGGCGCAGACGCGGCGCGCGGCGAGGTGCTCGCGTTCCTCGACGCCGACACCGTCCCCGAGCGAGGCTACCTATCTGCGGTGGTGCCGCACGTGGTGGGCGACCACCGGGCCGTTGTTGTTGGCTCGCGCCGCACCGGCGCGCAGGACCAGGAGCCGCAGTGGCTGACCGACGCCTGGGCTGCCACCGCCAACCTCCGCGACGCCGACCACACGTCCTGGCGCTACATCATCTCCGCGGTGCTGACGTGCTCCCGCGAGTTCTTCGGCGAGATCGGCGGCTTCGACGGCACGCTCGTCGGCTACGGCGGTGAAGACTGGGAGTTCGGCTTCCGCGCCTGGAACGCCGGGGCGACGTTCGTGCACGAGCCTGCGGCGATTGCGCACCACGAGGACGAGGATTTCGGCTCGCGCTACGACGACCCGGTAGCCGCCACCGCCGTGAAGAACGCCGAAACCCTTGCGCTGGCCCGGCGCGTCACGCACCCGCTGGCGCGCCCGGAGGGGATCATCTTTGACACCTTCGACATGCAGGTGGAAGTGCCGGAGCTCGAGGGCGAGGGCGTGCGCGACTTCGTCATCGCGGAATGGCTCAAGGCCGGCGCGTACGTGCGGGTCACGGATGTGCCGGAGCTGTTCGCGGCTGACCCGCGGGTGGGCACGGCGGAAGAGCCCGCGCGGGTAAACATCGCCGTCGGGGCGGGCTGGGCGCCGCAGGACCTCGACGCCCTGCTGGCCGTGGAATACGTGCTCTGCCCCGACGGCACCGTCGTGCGCACCGCGCGCGCCGCGGCACTAGGGATGGAGCCCGCGACGGCGAACCCGGAGGACATCGGCATGACGCCGGTGCAGGGCCCGCTACAGCTGGAGCGCTACTTCGCCGGCTGGTGA